One Methanobacterium sp. Maddingley MBC34 DNA segment encodes these proteins:
- a CDS encoding ribosomal protein L19E (PFAM: Ribosomal protein L19e) — MNLTTQKRLAADLLKVGVNRVWIDPNNLEEVSRAITREGVNKLIQDGYIKARPKKGISSYRSKKIAEQKKKGRRKGRGSIKGAKGARNPKKKAWMTTIRALRKDLKVMRDEREINRTTYRKLYRMAKGGAFRSKSYMKTYARDHDLLR, encoded by the coding sequence ATGAATCTTACTACTCAGAAGAGACTAGCTGCAGACCTGCTCAAAGTAGGTGTGAACAGGGTCTGGATAGACCCTAACAATCTGGAAGAGGTTTCCCGGGCAATTACCAGGGAAGGAGTTAACAAACTCATCCAAGATGGTTACATTAAAGCACGACCCAAAAAGGGAATCAGCAGTTACCGATCAAAAAAGATAGCGGAACAGAAAAAGAAAGGACGAAGAAAAGGTAGAGGAAGTATAAAAGGAGCTAAAGGGGCCAGAAACCCTAAAAAGAAAGCCTGGATGACTACCATCAGGGCCCTCCGAAAAGACCTCAAGGTTATGAGGGATGAGCGAGAAATTAACCGCACCACCTACCGTAAGCTATACAGAATGGCTAAAGGTGGAGCATTCCGTAGTAAATCCTACATGAAAACCTACGCCAGGGACCACGACCTTTTAAGATAA
- a CDS encoding ribosomal protein L18 (PFAM: Ribosomal L18p/L5e family) has product MAQGSRYKVAFKRRREGKTNYGARLKLIGLDKHRLVVRVTGNHTIAQIVDVQIEGDQTLVSAHSQEIKNMGWLASGKNTSAAYLTGYLCGKKAIKEGIEGAVLDMGLATSTKGSKVYAVLKGAIDAGLEVPHNDVILPSEDRITGEHISQYAESLDKAEMEKKFSQYIQRGLSPKDLPDHFQSIKEKIEKEVS; this is encoded by the coding sequence TTGGCACAAGGATCAAGATATAAAGTAGCATTTAAACGTAGAAGAGAAGGAAAAACAAACTACGGTGCAAGATTAAAACTCATCGGATTAGACAAGCACCGTCTGGTAGTTCGAGTAACTGGCAATCATACCATTGCTCAGATAGTAGATGTGCAGATTGAAGGAGACCAAACCCTGGTCTCAGCCCATTCCCAGGAAATAAAAAACATGGGATGGTTGGCCAGTGGTAAAAACACCTCTGCTGCTTACCTCACAGGATATCTATGTGGCAAGAAAGCCATCAAAGAGGGTATTGAGGGAGCAGTACTGGACATGGGACTAGCAACTTCCACTAAAGGATCAAAAGTATATGCAGTTCTTAAAGGAGCAATAGATGCCGGTCTGGAAGTACCTCATAACGATGTTATCCTTCCTTCTGAAGACAGAATCACTGGAGAACACATTTCCCAGTACGCCGAATCATTAGATAAGGCTGAAATGGAGAAAAAGTTTTCCCAGTACATCCAGAGGGGATTATCCCCTAAGGACTTACCTGATCACTTTCAAAGTATCAAGGAAAAGATCGAAAAAGAGGTATCATAA
- a CDS encoding ribosomal protein S8 (PFAM: Ribosomal protein S8): protein MTLMDPLANALTNMRNNEMQGNNKCTVSPASKMIGQVLRTMQKEGYIGEFEYVDDNKAGMFTVELEGNINKCGVIKPRHAVKKDEFEKFEKRYLPSKNFGIMIVTTPEGIMTHNEAKERGIGGRLLVYVY, encoded by the coding sequence ATGACTCTTATGGATCCTCTGGCCAACGCCCTAACTAATATGCGGAACAACGAGATGCAGGGAAACAATAAATGCACAGTATCTCCCGCATCCAAAATGATTGGGCAGGTCCTGAGGACGATGCAAAAAGAAGGTTACATTGGTGAATTTGAATATGTTGACGATAATAAAGCAGGCATGTTCACCGTGGAACTAGAGGGAAATATAAACAAGTGCGGTGTGATAAAGCCCAGGCACGCCGTGAAAAAAGATGAATTCGAGAAATTCGAAAAACGATACCTACCATCCAAAAACTTTGGGATAATGATTGTAACAACTCCCGAAGGGATAATGACCCACAACGAAGCTAAAGAACGTGGTATCGGTGGTAGATTACTGGTATACGTTTATTAA
- a CDS encoding archaeal ribosomal protein L6P (PFAM: Ribosomal protein L6~TIGRFAM: archaeal ribosomal protein L6P) — protein MALAVVLREEIPVPEGVEVTIDKEITVKGPKGELKRKFNQGNVTIKQEDSMVILETRFPKKKDKAMLGTIKSHISNMIQGLTEGFTYRMKIVYAHFPMTVKAAKEKVTIENFLGERYPRTAKIVGSAQVKIQGDEVTVTGVNKEDVGQTMANLEQATKIKGRDPRVFQDGIYLVAKE, from the coding sequence ATGGCTTTAGCAGTGGTTTTAAGGGAGGAAATCCCCGTCCCAGAAGGCGTGGAAGTCACCATTGACAAAGAAATAACAGTCAAGGGACCCAAAGGAGAACTTAAACGTAAGTTCAATCAGGGTAATGTCACTATCAAACAAGAAGATAGTATGGTGATCTTAGAAACTCGCTTCCCAAAAAAGAAGGATAAAGCTATGCTGGGCACTATCAAGTCTCACATTAGCAACATGATCCAAGGATTAACCGAAGGATTCACCTACCGAATGAAGATTGTTTACGCTCACTTTCCAATGACAGTGAAAGCTGCCAAGGAAAAAGTAACCATTGAAAACTTCCTGGGAGAAAGATACCCCCGTACAGCCAAAATAGTTGGCAGTGCACAGGTTAAAATCCAGGGAGACGAAGTAACCGTTACCGGTGTAAACAAGGAAGACGTGGGCCAGACAATGGCCAACCTTGAACAGGCTACTAAAATCAAGGGAAGAGACCCCAGGGTGTTCCAGGACGGAATATACCTGGTGGCTAAGGAGTGA
- a CDS encoding ribosomal protein L24p/L26e, archaeal/eukaryotic (PFAM: KOW motif~TIGRFAM: ribosomal protein L24p/L26e, archaeal/eukaryotic): protein MSKQPRKQRKFRYQAPLHIRHKLMSVNLSPELREEHERRSLPVRKGDTVKVLRGDFRDHEGKVEGVDLKRYRVMIEGLNVQKPDGNQVYHPVHPSNLMIIEMDLDDEERNEILERKG from the coding sequence ATGTCTAAACAACCAAGAAAACAGAGAAAATTCCGATACCAGGCACCATTACACATCCGCCATAAGCTGATGAGCGTCAACCTCAGCCCAGAACTAAGGGAAGAGCACGAACGACGTTCATTACCAGTAAGGAAAGGAGATACTGTAAAAGTTCTCCGGGGTGACTTCAGGGATCATGAAGGTAAGGTTGAAGGTGTAGATCTTAAACGCTACCGAGTCATGATCGAAGGCCTCAATGTGCAAAAACCCGACGGAAATCAAGTTTACCATCCAGTACATCCCTCCAATCTGATGATTATAGAAATGGATCTGGATGATGAGGAAAGAAACGAGATATTAGAGAGGAAGGGATAA
- a CDS encoding 50S ribosomal protein L14P (PFAM: Ribosomal protein L14p/L23e~TIGRFAM: 50S ribosomal protein L14P), producing MKAITSNVSKSLPIGARLQCVDNTGAREVEIISVKGYKGVRRRLATAGVGDMVVITVKKGTADMRREVTTAVVVRQKKEFRRADGLRVKFEDNAAVIISPEGVLKGSEIRGPVAKEAADRWPSVGSAASILV from the coding sequence ACGTCAGTAAATCACTACCCATAGGCGCACGCTTACAATGTGTTGATAACACTGGAGCCCGTGAAGTGGAAATAATATCCGTCAAAGGATACAAAGGTGTCCGAAGAAGATTGGCTACTGCAGGTGTGGGTGATATGGTTGTCATCACAGTTAAAAAAGGAACCGCAGATATGCGCCGGGAAGTAACCACTGCAGTGGTTGTAAGACAGAAAAAAGAATTCCGTAGGGCAGATGGGCTCAGAGTGAAATTCGAGGACAATGCAGCAGTTATTATCAGTCCAGAAGGAGTCCTGAAAGGTTCTGAAATCAGAGGACCAGTAGCCAAGGAAGCCGCGGACAGATGGCCATCAGTGGGAAGCGCTGCCAGCATACTCGTTTAA
- a CDS encoding ribosomal protein S4E (PFAM: S4 domain; Ribosomal family S4e; RS4NT (NUC023) domain): MAKMGSRKHLKRFKSPEHWPIHPKEFTWTVKPSPGPHSIEGSLPLLVIVRDILKIADNAREARIIINNGEILVDGRIRKDYKFPVGFMDVIQLPTSGKAYRVVPNERGTLVLHPIEEGNTEFKLCRIEDKVTIKGGKTQLNLHDGRNYLTEEDYKTGDVVVLNVPDQEIKETIKFEDGAIGLITGGKHIGEKGTVKEINITRSSMPNTILIETDGTTFQTLQEYVFVLGKDKPMISLPGGQ; encoded by the coding sequence ATGGCCAAAATGGGATCAAGAAAACATTTAAAACGGTTTAAATCACCAGAACACTGGCCCATCCACCCTAAAGAGTTCACTTGGACGGTTAAACCAAGTCCAGGACCACACTCCATAGAGGGATCATTACCACTTCTAGTCATAGTTCGTGATATACTAAAAATAGCTGACAACGCCCGTGAAGCCAGAATCATCATCAACAACGGTGAAATCCTGGTAGACGGTCGTATACGCAAGGACTACAAATTCCCAGTGGGATTCATGGATGTAATTCAACTACCCACAAGCGGAAAAGCCTACCGGGTAGTTCCTAACGAACGGGGAACACTGGTGCTACACCCAATAGAAGAGGGAAACACCGAGTTCAAACTATGCCGTATCGAGGACAAAGTCACCATCAAAGGAGGTAAAACACAGTTAAACCTCCATGACGGTCGAAACTACCTGACTGAAGAAGATTACAAAACTGGTGATGTGGTAGTACTCAATGTGCCTGATCAAGAAATTAAAGAAACCATCAAATTTGAAGATGGAGCTATCGGTCTTATTACCGGTGGTAAGCACATTGGTGAGAAGGGAACAGTTAAAGAAATTAACATCACCCGCAGTTCCATGCCCAACACCATACTCATTGAAACTGATGGAACCACATTCCAGACCCTACAGGAATATGTTTTTGTCCTGGGAAAAGATAAACCCATGATTTCACTACCTGGAGGCCAATAA
- a CDS encoding ribosomal protein L32E (PFAM: Ribosomal protein L32), whose product MRKPKFRRQEWHRYKKLGENWRKARGKLSKARRYQARKPAIPTIGYCSPRATKGLHPSGYQDVLVCNLKELENLDPATQAGRISSTIGLRKREVMLKKAKEMGIKILN is encoded by the coding sequence ATGAGGAAACCAAAATTCAGGAGACAGGAATGGCACAGGTACAAAAAACTGGGCGAAAACTGGAGAAAAGCCAGGGGTAAACTCAGTAAAGCAAGAAGGTATCAAGCCCGTAAACCTGCAATACCCACCATTGGTTACTGCTCACCCAGAGCTACCAAAGGACTCCATCCATCCGGATACCAGGATGTCCTGGTGTGCAACCTAAAAGAACTGGAAAATCTGGATCCTGCAACCCAGGCTGGAAGAATTAGTTCAACCATAGGACTTAGGAAAAGGGAAGTTATGCTTAAAAAAGCAAAAGAGATGGGAATTAAAATCTTAAATTAA
- a CDS encoding ribosomal protein L5 (PFAM: ribosomal L5P family C-terminus; Ribosomal protein L5), protein MNPMQQVRIAKATVNIGVGEGGERLARAEKLLQSISNQKPVRTTSKVTNPEFGIRKGQPIACKVTLRGEQADETVKLILSGIDSKIRPTQFDRQGNLSFGIHEHIDIPGMRYDPDIGIFGMNVNLTFEKPGYRIKRRKIQRKHIPHKHQVTRDETLEYMKEKFQIRLESDKEE, encoded by the coding sequence ATGAATCCTATGCAGCAGGTACGCATAGCCAAAGCCACAGTCAATATTGGTGTGGGAGAAGGCGGTGAAAGACTGGCACGAGCAGAAAAGCTTCTCCAGAGTATCAGCAACCAGAAACCAGTGCGAACCACTTCCAAGGTTACCAACCCTGAATTCGGAATTAGAAAGGGACAGCCCATAGCCTGTAAAGTAACCCTACGTGGGGAACAGGCTGATGAAACTGTGAAACTGATTCTTTCAGGAATTGACAGCAAAATCCGCCCCACACAGTTTGATAGGCAGGGAAATCTATCCTTTGGAATACATGAACACATTGATATTCCTGGAATGCGCTACGACCCTGATATTGGAATATTCGGGATGAACGTTAACCTAACCTTCGAAAAACCCGGATACAGGATAAAAAGAAGGAAAATACAGCGAAAGCACATTCCTCACAAACACCAGGTCACACGTGATGAGACCCTGGAGTACATGAAGGAAAAATTCCAGATTCGATTAGAATCTGATAAAGAGGAATAG